A genomic segment from Pyruvatibacter sp. encodes:
- a CDS encoding agmatine deiminase family protein: MTDLFADSPVAHGLFMPAEWEPHARCWMQWPRRGNLWGPYMPQALVAYAHVARTISQFEPVTMIAHPDDVAEARFTCGAGVDVVGLAIDDSWARDTGPTFVKDPARGVAGVHWQFNGWGAKYAHTAHDARVGADVLKRLGMRCYEAPIVLEGGSFTVDGYGTLLTTEQCLLNANRNPELHPREVAEALAMYLGIRRVLWLGDGLEGDETDGHVDMVACFAGRGRVLLNAPAPGEPNFAAMQDNRERLMQMKDAAGGALKVIDVPQPIQVHHDDGRLMPLSYVNFYVANGAVIVPAYGDPRDDDAAQIIADAFPGRQCVQVPALDIARGGGAIHCITQQQPEGDPISP, from the coding sequence ATGACAGACCTTTTTGCTGACAGTCCCGTGGCCCATGGCCTGTTCATGCCCGCTGAGTGGGAACCCCATGCGCGGTGCTGGATGCAGTGGCCGCGCCGGGGCAACTTGTGGGGGCCATATATGCCCCAGGCGCTGGTTGCCTATGCGCATGTGGCCCGCACCATTTCGCAGTTTGAGCCGGTGACGATGATTGCGCACCCGGATGACGTTGCCGAAGCCCGTTTCACCTGTGGTGCCGGCGTGGATGTTGTAGGGCTGGCAATTGATGATTCATGGGCGCGCGATACAGGCCCGACTTTCGTCAAGGATCCCGCGCGCGGCGTGGCGGGAGTTCACTGGCAATTCAACGGCTGGGGAGCAAAGTATGCTCACACGGCACATGATGCACGGGTAGGGGCGGACGTTCTCAAGCGGCTGGGAATGCGCTGCTATGAGGCACCGATTGTGCTGGAGGGCGGCAGTTTTACGGTGGACGGCTACGGTACGTTGCTGACCACCGAGCAGTGTCTGCTCAACGCCAACCGAAACCCCGAACTGCATCCGCGCGAAGTGGCTGAGGCGCTGGCGATGTATCTGGGGATCCGCCGGGTGCTGTGGCTGGGGGACGGGTTGGAAGGTGATGAGACCGACGGCCATGTGGATATGGTGGCCTGCTTTGCCGGGCGTGGCCGCGTTTTGCTCAACGCTCCGGCCCCCGGCGAGCCAAATTTTGCAGCCATGCAGGACAACCGCGAGCGGTTGATGCAGATGAAAGACGCTGCGGGCGGGGCGCTCAAGGTCATCGACGTGCCGCAGCCCATACAGGTGCACCATGACGACGGACGTTTGATGCCGCTTTCCTACGTCAATTTCTATGTCGCCAATGGTGCCGTCATCGTGCCTGCCTATGGCGATCCGCGCGACGACGATGCGGCGCAGATTATTGCGGATGCCTTTCCCGGACGCCAATGCGTGCAGGTGCCAGCCCTCGACATCGCGCGTGGCGGTGGTGCCATTCACTGCATTACGCAGCAACAGCCTGAAGGCGACCCGATCAGCCCCTAA
- a CDS encoding RidA family protein encodes MAGRIDARLKELAIELTDPATPAANYVPYVVTGNLVFISGQVPVDATGLPFRGKVGDTISQEDAVKAARLCGLNILAALRQACDGNLDRVTRCVKLGGFVNGTPDFDQHPAVINGCSDLMVDVFGNAGKHARFALAASNLPFDVAVEIDAVFEIA; translated from the coding sequence ATGGCAGGCAGAATTGACGCACGGCTCAAGGAGCTGGCTATCGAACTGACAGACCCCGCGACCCCGGCGGCAAACTATGTGCCTTATGTGGTCACCGGAAACCTGGTTTTTATTTCCGGTCAGGTGCCGGTGGACGCGACAGGGCTTCCGTTTCGCGGCAAGGTCGGCGACACGATAAGCCAGGAGGATGCCGTAAAAGCCGCACGCCTGTGTGGACTCAATATTCTCGCCGCTCTGCGTCAGGCCTGTGACGGCAACCTTGACCGGGTCACGCGCTGCGTAAAGCTCGGCGGCTTTGTCAACGGCACACCGGACTTTGACCAGCACCCCGCCGTCATCAACGGGTGCTCCGATCTGATGGTTGATGTCTTCGGAAATGCCGGCAAACACGCCCGCTTTGCGCTGGCGGCAAGCAATCTGCCCTTTGACGTCGCCGTCGAGATTGACGCCGTTTTCGAGATTGCCTGA
- a CDS encoding DNA polymerase IV yields the protein MATLCRDCFAPNDDSTRRCTSCKSPRLARHDELTDLTMAHIDCDAFFAAIEKRDAPELRDKPVIIGGGRRGVVSTACYIARTYGVGSAMPMFKALKACPHAVVVRPQMEKYATAGRQVRDLMRDVTPLVEPVSIDEAFLDLSGTQRLHRMSAAETLMRLALRIEQEIGITVSVGLSHNKFLAKLASDLDKPRGFSIIGKAETLSRLAAMPVGKIWGVGKSMRGKLEADGITMIADLQTMDEHDLLVRYGQMGLRLARLSRGNDTRDVKPVRETKSISAETTFNEDIAAYDTLEGILWRLSDKVATRCKASDLAGHTIVLKLKTRDFKTRTRNLTLTDATQLADVIYRAGQKLLKPETDGTAYRLLGIGVAGLVTAGGTQIGDLLDPNAGKRARAERAVDKVREKYGKESIDKGRGITADKIKR from the coding sequence ATGGCAACGCTGTGCCGCGATTGTTTTGCGCCGAATGACGACAGCACCCGCCGCTGCACCTCATGCAAGAGCCCGCGCCTCGCCCGCCACGATGAACTCACGGATCTCACCATGGCGCATATCGACTGCGACGCGTTCTTCGCGGCAATTGAAAAACGTGACGCGCCGGAACTGCGCGACAAGCCGGTCATCATAGGCGGCGGGCGGCGCGGCGTTGTTTCAACAGCCTGCTATATCGCCCGCACATACGGTGTCGGATCAGCCATGCCAATGTTCAAGGCGTTGAAAGCGTGCCCGCACGCTGTCGTGGTCAGACCGCAGATGGAAAAATATGCCACAGCAGGCCGCCAGGTCCGTGACCTGATGCGCGATGTTACGCCGCTGGTTGAGCCAGTCTCCATCGATGAGGCCTTCCTGGATTTATCCGGTACCCAGCGCCTGCACCGCATGAGCGCCGCTGAAACGCTCATGCGGCTGGCCCTGCGCATTGAGCAGGAGATCGGCATCACAGTTTCGGTCGGCCTGAGCCATAACAAGTTTCTGGCCAAGCTCGCGTCTGACCTCGACAAGCCGCGCGGATTTTCCATCATTGGCAAAGCTGAAACGCTCTCCCGTCTTGCCGCCATGCCGGTTGGCAAAATATGGGGCGTCGGCAAATCCATGCGCGGCAAGCTGGAGGCAGACGGCATTACCATGATTGCCGACCTGCAAACCATGGACGAACACGACCTGCTGGTGCGCTACGGCCAGATGGGCCTGCGCCTTGCCCGCCTGTCGCGCGGCAACGACACCCGCGACGTGAAGCCCGTGCGCGAAACCAAAAGCATCAGCGCTGAAACCACCTTCAACGAAGACATTGCGGCCTACGATACCCTCGAAGGCATTCTGTGGCGCCTGTCCGACAAGGTGGCGACGCGCTGCAAGGCGTCAGACCTTGCAGGCCACACTATTGTACTCAAGCTCAAAACCCGTGACTTCAAAACCCGCACGCGAAACCTGACCCTGACGGACGCCACCCAGCTTGCGGATGTGATTTACCGGGCCGGGCAAAAGCTGCTGAAGCCTGAAACCGACGGCACCGCCTATCGCCTGCTCGGCATAGGGGTAGCCGGTCTCGTCACCGCAGGCGGCACGCAGATAGGCGACCTGCTGGACCCCAACGCCGGCAAACGCGCCAGGGCGGAACGAGCCGTGGATAAAGTGCGTGAGAAATATGGCAAGGAAAGCATCGACAAGGGACGCGGCATCACCGCCGACAAAATCAAACGGTAA
- a CDS encoding PleD family two-component system response regulator, with the protein MTARVLVVDDIPANVKLLEAKLTAEYFDVSTAFNGREALEAAAAEKPDIILLDVMMPEMDGFEVCRRLKSRPETQHIPVIMVTALDQPTDRVTGLEAGADDFLTKPVDDIALMARVRSLVRLKLMTDELRMRETTSDKLGLMNEAEALHRAGSGMGRILVVEDRETSARRIAESLRDQNRVTIESDAREALVRVGGEDYDLVVVSLSLERSDGLRFCSHLRSEDRTRNVPILAIVENGDTARLVRALDMGVNDYLMRPVDRNELTARVRTQLKRKRYQDVLRQNLQLSLEMAITDPLTNLYNRRYMESHLGTLVQRAADRGKPISLLIVDIDFFKSVNDTHGHDVGDEVLREFGERLARNVRGIDLACRYGGEEFVVVMPDTDVAFANAVAERLRTEIASLAFQVSTETGRLDITASIGVTALLSPNESVDQFLKRADKALYRAKREGRNRVVSEAA; encoded by the coding sequence ATGACGGCGCGTGTTCTTGTGGTTGATGATATTCCCGCCAACGTCAAACTTCTCGAAGCCAAGCTGACGGCTGAGTATTTTGATGTCTCGACCGCATTTAACGGGCGCGAAGCGCTGGAAGCTGCGGCAGCCGAGAAGCCGGACATCATTCTGCTTGATGTGATGATGCCGGAGATGGATGGCTTTGAGGTCTGCCGCCGTCTCAAGTCGCGCCCTGAAACCCAGCATATCCCCGTCATCATGGTGACGGCGCTGGATCAGCCGACAGACCGGGTGACAGGTCTTGAAGCGGGTGCGGATGATTTTTTGACCAAGCCTGTTGATGACATTGCCCTGATGGCGCGGGTGCGCAGTCTTGTGCGTCTCAAGCTGATGACTGACGAACTGCGGATGCGTGAAACGACATCCGACAAGCTGGGGCTGATGAACGAGGCTGAAGCACTGCACCGCGCGGGCAGCGGCATGGGCCGGATTTTGGTGGTGGAAGACCGCGAAACATCTGCACGCCGCATTGCCGAAAGCCTGCGCGACCAGAACCGCGTTACCATTGAAAGCGATGCGCGGGAGGCTTTGGTGCGGGTCGGCGGTGAAGATTATGACCTGGTGGTGGTCAGTCTCTCGCTTGAGCGCTCAGACGGCTTGCGCTTTTGCTCGCATCTGCGCTCTGAAGATCGCACGCGCAACGTGCCTATTCTGGCGATTGTCGAGAATGGGGATACGGCGCGGCTGGTGCGGGCGCTTGATATGGGCGTGAACGACTATTTGATGCGTCCGGTGGACCGCAATGAGCTGACGGCGCGGGTGCGCACACAGCTCAAGCGCAAACGCTATCAGGATGTGTTGCGGCAGAACCTGCAACTCAGCCTTGAGATGGCGATCACGGACCCGCTGACCAACCTTTATAACCGGCGCTACATGGAAAGCCATCTGGGCACGCTGGTGCAGCGGGCGGCGGACCGGGGCAAGCCGATTTCGCTGCTTATTGTCGATATCGACTTCTTCAAGTCGGTGAACGATACCCACGGCCATGATGTTGGCGACGAGGTGTTGCGTGAGTTCGGCGAGCGACTGGCCCGCAATGTGCGCGGCATTGACCTTGCCTGCCGCTATGGCGGGGAGGAGTTTGTGGTGGTGATGCCCGACACGGATGTGGCCTTCGCCAACGCCGTGGCGGAGCGGCTGCGCACCGAAATTGCCTCCCTGGCATTTCAGGTCAGCACCGAGACCGGCAGGCTGGATATAACAGCTTCCATTGGTGTGACCGCCTTGCTGTCGCCCAACGAAAGCGTGGATCAGTTCCTGAAGCGAGCTGACAAGGCACTGTATCGGGCCAAGCGGGAAGGCCGGAACCGGGTGGTTTCTGAAGCTGCCTGA
- a CDS encoding ROK family protein → MRIGIDLGGTKTEAMLMAPDGSKVARLRVPTPSGNYQANLDMLVDLVTHMDKTAGCRCPVGIAMPGAVSATTGLVKNANSTWLIGQPLPLDLQKRLGHRVRFANDADCFALSEAHDGAGARHQTVFGVILGTGVGGGLVVNTRLVSGPNAITGEWGHTPLPWMTRDEYPGPLCYCGKHGCIETWCSGPALAADHTRITSTTLSPEQIVEQAGAGNTDALATLNRHTSRLARALAMVINILDPHIIVLGGGLSELEHLYPAIAADLPQHVFSDTVETQVVKNTHGASSGIRGAAWLWPADAVAD, encoded by the coding sequence ATGCGCATCGGCATAGATCTTGGCGGCACAAAAACCGAAGCCATGCTGATGGCACCCGACGGCAGCAAGGTTGCCCGCCTGCGCGTTCCCACACCGTCAGGTAACTACCAAGCCAACCTCGATATGCTGGTGGATCTGGTGACTCATATGGATAAGACCGCCGGGTGCCGCTGCCCGGTTGGCATCGCTATGCCCGGCGCGGTGTCAGCCACTACGGGCCTTGTCAAAAATGCCAACTCTACCTGGCTCATCGGCCAGCCCTTGCCGCTGGATCTGCAAAAACGCCTTGGCCACCGCGTGCGCTTTGCAAATGACGCAGATTGTTTTGCCCTCTCCGAAGCACACGACGGCGCCGGAGCCCGGCACCAGACCGTGTTCGGCGTTATCCTGGGTACCGGCGTCGGCGGTGGCCTTGTCGTCAATACACGTCTTGTTTCAGGTCCAAATGCCATCACCGGCGAATGGGGCCATACGCCGTTGCCGTGGATGACACGTGACGAATATCCAGGCCCGCTATGCTATTGCGGCAAACACGGCTGCATCGAAACATGGTGCTCAGGCCCGGCGCTTGCCGCTGACCACACCCGCATTACTTCGACAACGCTTTCACCTGAACAAATTGTCGAGCAGGCAGGTGCCGGCAATACCGACGCGCTGGCAACGCTTAACCGCCACACAAGCCGCCTCGCCCGCGCGCTGGCCATGGTTATCAACATTCTGGACCCACATATTATTGTTCTGGGCGGTGGTCTGAGCGAGCTTGAGCATCTTTATCCAGCCATAGCTGCCGACCTGCCTCAGCATGTATTCTCCGACACCGTGGAAACGCAGGTCGTCAAAAACACTCACGGTGCGTCCAGTGGCATCAGAGGCGCCGCATGGCTGTGGCCTGCGGACGCGGTGGCAGACTGA
- a CDS encoding response regulator translates to MSKRVLIVEDNELNMKLFHDLLDAHGYETIQTRDGMEALELARSERPDLILMDIQLPEVSGLEVTKWLKEDDSLRAIPVVAVTAFAMKGDEEKIRQGGCEAYIAKPISVAQFMETVQRFLG, encoded by the coding sequence ATGTCCAAACGGGTTTTGATTGTTGAGGACAACGAGCTGAACATGAAGCTGTTTCATGACCTGCTCGACGCTCATGGCTATGAGACCATCCAGACCCGCGACGGCATGGAAGCGCTGGAGTTGGCGCGCTCTGAACGTCCCGACCTGATTTTGATGGACATTCAACTGCCGGAAGTTTCAGGCCTTGAAGTCACCAAGTGGCTGAAGGAGGACGACAGCCTTCGCGCCATTCCGGTGGTGGCGGTGACGGCCTTTGCCATGAAGGGCGATGAGGAAAAAATCCGCCAGGGTGGGTGCGAAGCGTACATCGCCAAGCCCATTTCGGTGGCCCAGTTCATGGAAACCGTGCAGCGGTTTTTGGGTTAA
- a CDS encoding glycerophosphodiester phosphodiesterase family protein has protein sequence MGRDLGWLTARPVAHRGLHGLEPGIVENLPSAFQAAIDGNYAIECDLQLSSDGEAMVFHDATLDRLTERTGKVASHTAAELKKVAFKTSTDKMQTLGEFLDQVAGRVTPVIELKIKSGDEGPLEQRTAQVLADYKGPAAVMSFNPRSMGWFAANAPDIVRGQLSTGYDEGSALTMPRLQRFALRHMLYNWQSRPHFIGFDINRLPQWSVTARRRLGLPVLTWTVRTDAHRDTAARYADQIIFETFRP, from the coding sequence ATGGGCCGCGATCTTGGCTGGCTTACGGCCCGCCCTGTTGCCCATCGTGGCCTGCACGGGCTTGAGCCGGGCATTGTTGAAAATCTGCCATCCGCCTTTCAGGCAGCGATCGACGGCAACTACGCCATTGAATGCGACCTGCAGCTTTCGTCCGACGGCGAAGCAATGGTGTTTCACGATGCAACGCTGGATCGCCTGACCGAGCGCACCGGCAAGGTCGCAAGCCATACTGCCGCGGAACTAAAAAAGGTGGCGTTCAAAACCAGTACCGACAAAATGCAGACGCTGGGCGAGTTTCTGGATCAGGTGGCAGGTCGCGTCACGCCGGTCATCGAACTCAAAATCAAGTCCGGCGACGAAGGCCCGCTGGAACAACGAACAGCGCAGGTGCTGGCTGACTACAAAGGCCCTGCTGCCGTCATGTCGTTCAACCCGCGCAGCATGGGCTGGTTTGCCGCCAATGCGCCCGACATCGTTCGCGGCCAGCTTTCTACCGGCTATGACGAAGGCTCAGCGCTCACCATGCCGCGGCTGCAACGCTTTGCCCTGCGACACATGCTCTACAACTGGCAAAGCCGCCCGCATTTCATCGGCTTTGATATCAACCGGCTGCCGCAATGGTCTGTGACGGCACGGCGCAGGCTCGGTCTGCCGGTGCTTACCTGGACAGTGCGCACCGACGCCCACCGTGACACCGCCGCCCGATATGCCGACCAGATCATTTTCGAGACTTTTCGTCCCTGA
- a CDS encoding cell envelope integrity EipB family protein, whose product MSNLKMPTAFAAICAGLFFLVLVVLPQSAFAASGLMPHRAVYAMNLIGSADGSDIASVKGRLVLEWQGSACEGFVTSQRIVNRMGSKQGNDFVSDFRVNSWESADGDAFTFSMVHYINGNSAEEISGEVENGVVAFTKPEKTSLALPAGTLFPTEHIRQMLDAAKAGKKIITADLFDGSDTEHYFKTTTFIGSGGIGAPGDDEAEPGASLANVKYWPLQISYFDPSDISGLPDFEISSRFYENGVSTGLVMDYGDLAIGARLISLEPLPVPEC is encoded by the coding sequence ATGTCAAACCTGAAAATGCCAACAGCCTTTGCCGCAATTTGCGCCGGACTTTTTTTTCTGGTGCTGGTTGTTTTGCCGCAGTCTGCGTTTGCGGCGAGCGGTCTGATGCCGCATCGCGCGGTCTATGCCATGAACCTGATCGGCAGCGCCGACGGGTCTGATATTGCATCGGTCAAGGGACGGCTGGTGCTGGAATGGCAGGGGTCTGCCTGTGAGGGGTTTGTCACCAGCCAGCGCATCGTCAACCGGATGGGCAGCAAGCAGGGCAATGATTTTGTCAGTGATTTTCGTGTGAATTCATGGGAAAGCGCGGACGGCGATGCGTTCACGTTTTCGATGGTGCACTACATCAACGGAAACAGTGCGGAAGAGATTTCGGGCGAGGTCGAAAACGGCGTGGTTGCATTCACCAAGCCTGAAAAAACATCGTTGGCGTTGCCGGCCGGCACGCTGTTTCCCACAGAACATATCAGGCAGATGCTTGACGCCGCGAAGGCGGGCAAGAAAATCATCACCGCTGATCTGTTTGATGGGTCGGATACGGAACATTATTTCAAGACCACCACATTCATTGGCAGCGGTGGCATCGGCGCACCCGGTGATGATGAGGCGGAGCCTGGTGCGAGCCTGGCGAACGTAAAATACTGGCCATTGCAGATCAGCTATTTTGACCCCTCTGATATTTCCGGTCTGCCTGACTTTGAAATCTCGTCGCGGTTTTATGAGAACGGTGTTTCTACGGGACTGGTTATGGACTATGGCGACCTTGCCATCGGCGCGCGGCTGATTTCGCTCGAACCGTTGCCGGTCCCTGAGTGCTAG
- a CDS encoding HIT family protein: protein MSLTTPYDDNNIFAKILRGEAPAHKVYEDDQTFAFMDIMPMMEGHTLVIPREPAVNMFDLSEDAATTLIRTTRKVAHAVRGAFDPHGVICAQFSGAPAGQTVFHIHFHIIPSWEGVEMNLHARKMQEADVLADHARRITAKLAT, encoded by the coding sequence ATGAGCCTCACAACGCCCTATGACGACAACAACATCTTCGCCAAAATACTGCGCGGCGAGGCACCTGCTCACAAAGTGTATGAAGACGACCAGACATTTGCCTTCATGGACATCATGCCGATGATGGAAGGCCACACGCTGGTGATCCCCCGCGAACCGGCGGTCAATATGTTTGACCTGAGTGAGGATGCTGCAACCACGCTCATCCGCACCACGCGCAAGGTGGCCCACGCCGTACGCGGTGCCTTTGACCCGCATGGCGTGATCTGCGCGCAGTTTTCAGGTGCACCAGCCGGACAGACAGTGTTTCACATTCATTTCCACATCATTCCAAGCTGGGAAGGTGTGGAAATGAACCTGCACGCGCGCAAAATGCAGGAAGCCGATGTGCTGGCAGACCACGCCAGACGCATCACGGCGAAACTCGCCACATAA
- a CDS encoding GNAT family N-acetyltransferase — protein MGDAEKIIARTAQSMSSIDAAQWDACANPGGDIPYNPFLSHAFLMALEASGSATAETGWQPYHVLVEDAHGRIAGCAPAYLKGHSQGEYVFDYGWADAWERAGGRYYPKLQVSVPFTPATGRRLLARPGPDRQQREDQVAAALVEMTNQLDLSSCHMTFLPHDQWTHLGRIGFLQRTDQQFHWEDDSYGNFDGFLTALASRKRKNLKKERARAVENDISIEWVTGSDITEDHWDAFFTFYMDTGSRKWGTPYLTRTCFSMLGEVVPNDILLIFAKRNGRYIAGAMNMIGSDTLFGRYWGCTEHHDFLHFEVCYYQAIEFALSRGLKRVEAGAQGAHKLARGYVPSLTYSAHYIPNPSFRDAVERYLTSERQHVAADADMLLSHAPFKKTRTDQDH, from the coding sequence ATGGGTGACGCCGAAAAAATCATTGCACGCACCGCACAAAGCATGAGCAGCATCGACGCTGCCCAATGGGACGCTTGCGCCAACCCCGGCGGCGATATCCCCTATAATCCGTTCCTGTCTCATGCCTTCCTGATGGCCCTAGAAGCATCAGGATCGGCCACCGCTGAAACCGGCTGGCAGCCCTACCACGTGCTGGTGGAAGATGCGCACGGCCGCATCGCAGGCTGCGCGCCCGCCTACCTCAAGGGGCACTCCCAGGGCGAATATGTATTTGATTACGGCTGGGCCGATGCATGGGAGCGCGCTGGAGGCCGCTATTATCCCAAATTGCAGGTGTCCGTACCTTTCACGCCTGCCACGGGCCGCCGTCTGCTCGCACGCCCCGGACCCGACAGGCAACAGCGCGAAGATCAGGTAGCCGCCGCCCTTGTCGAGATGACCAACCAGCTTGACCTGTCATCCTGCCACATGACGTTCCTGCCTCACGACCAGTGGACGCATCTGGGTCGCATCGGCTTTTTGCAGCGCACCGACCAGCAGTTTCACTGGGAGGATGACAGCTATGGCAACTTTGACGGGTTTCTGACAGCGCTCGCCTCGCGCAAACGCAAGAACCTGAAAAAGGAACGCGCCCGCGCCGTTGAAAACGATATCAGCATCGAGTGGGTTACCGGGAGCGACATCACCGAAGACCACTGGGACGCGTTTTTCACGTTCTATATGGATACTGGCAGCCGCAAGTGGGGCACCCCCTACCTGACCCGCACCTGCTTCTCGATGCTGGGCGAAGTCGTGCCAAACGACATTCTGCTTATTTTCGCAAAACGCAACGGCCGCTACATCGCCGGTGCCATGAACATGATCGGCTCGGATACGCTGTTCGGGCGTTATTGGGGGTGTACGGAGCATCATGACTTTTTGCACTTTGAGGTCTGCTACTACCAGGCCATCGAGTTTGCCCTGTCGCGCGGGCTGAAGCGCGTGGAAGCCGGTGCCCAGGGTGCCCACAAGCTGGCGCGCGGCTATGTGCCAAGCCTCACATACTCGGCGCACTACATCCCCAACCCCAGCTTTCGCGACGCCGTTGAGCGCTACCTCACAAGCGAGCGCCAGCATGTGGCCGCAGACGCAGACATGCTGCTGAGCCACGCTCCGTTCAAAAAGACCAGAACCGATCAGGATCACTGA
- a CDS encoding GGDEF domain-containing protein — translation MYHATVPTPGMGALTDIVTRNKDASFVPKVMQPALAMPKETRELIERALNYAAEAQQTISEQRSRIAQLETLSMTDELTGLLNRRGFSNALDRALGNARRHNEQGLLVAIDLDGFKPVNDTYGHAAGDALLQHVSDFLSARVRTTDYLARMGGDEFAILMVNGELAPARHRAIELKAELNAATARINHSHIPLKASFGIAPYDSDASAEQVMHMADVAMYHDKRRRAASPTLVRQFHAAE, via the coding sequence ATGTATCACGCCACAGTTCCAACACCCGGCATGGGGGCACTAACAGACATAGTGACACGCAACAAAGACGCGTCCTTTGTGCCCAAAGTCATGCAGCCCGCACTCGCAATGCCCAAGGAAACCCGTGAGCTTATCGAGCGCGCTCTCAACTATGCAGCGGAAGCCCAGCAAACCATTTCAGAACAGCGCTCGCGTATCGCCCAGCTTGAAACCCTGTCGATGACGGATGAACTCACCGGCCTTCTCAACCGCCGCGGTTTTTCGAATGCGCTGGACCGCGCCCTTGGCAATGCCCGTCGCCACAACGAACAGGGATTGCTCGTGGCCATAGATCTTGATGGCTTCAAGCCCGTGAACGACACCTACGGACACGCAGCGGGCGACGCGCTGTTGCAGCACGTTTCGGACTTTTTGTCGGCCCGTGTGCGCACAACAGATTATCTGGCACGCATGGGCGGCGACGAGTTTGCAATCCTCATGGTCAATGGTGAGCTCGCGCCCGCCCGTCACCGCGCCATCGAACTCAAGGCAGAGCTCAACGCGGCAACCGCCAGAATCAACCACAGCCACATTCCGCTCAAGGCCAGCTTCGGCATTGCCCCCTATGACAGTGACGCATCGGCTGAGCAGGTCATGCATATGGCTGATGTGGCAATGTATCACGACAAGCGCCGTCGGGCCGCGTCGCCCACGTTGGTCAGGCAGTTTCACGCCGCCGAGTGA
- a CDS encoding DUF3572 family protein, whose product MNSEDAQILALRALTFLAEDQQRIEGFLRMTGTQPADLRQFAQTEEGLAAILDYLLGNERLLLEFTGSEQCPDDAPARARRALPGNQQSPGWN is encoded by the coding sequence TTGAATAGTGAAGATGCACAAATACTGGCGCTGCGGGCGCTCACATTTCTGGCGGAAGACCAGCAGCGAATCGAAGGTTTCCTGCGGATGACCGGCACCCAACCAGCCGACCTGCGCCAGTTTGCACAAACCGAAGAGGGACTTGCCGCCATTCTGGACTATCTTTTGGGCAACGAACGCCTGCTGCTGGAGTTTACCGGCAGCGAGCAGTGTCCCGACGATGCGCCCGCCCGCGCCCGTCGCGCTTTACCCGGCAACCAGCAATCCCCCGGCTGGAACTGA